The genomic segment ACGGTTCGTACCGCGAGCTGATGGACGGCTTCGTGGGCGGCAGCGTGGACGTGCTCACCGCCGTGTTCCTGCCCCACGCGCACGCGGGCTGGGAGCAGATCCGCGACCACGCGGTCGAGGTGGGCGCGCTGTACTCCGGCGCGCGCTACGTGTGGAGCGTGCCCGGCTACGTGCCGCCCGCGCTGGTGGAGAGCATCGCCGACCTGGCGCGGCCCAACGTGCAGGGCAGGCTGGCGCGCTCGGTGCTGGCCGTGCGGGGCACCGCCGGAGCGGCCCTCTCCGCCAGCGCGGTGCGCGAGTACGAGTTGGCCGGGCTGGGCTACACGGTGGCCGACGAGACGTTCTCGCATTGGATCCGCCGCTGCCGCACGGCCGCGGCGGCAGGGGAGTGGTTCGTGATCGCGCTGCCGCACCCGCACTTCCTGCACGACGAGTGCGGGCTGCGCGTGCTGGCAGACCCGCTGGGCGTGATGGGCGGCGAGATCCGCAGCGCCATCGTGGCGCGGCGGGAGGTGGCGGAGGCGATGCCCAAGTCCGCGCGCGACACGCTGTCCCGCATCCGCATGGACCCGGACACGCTGGTGGACCTGGAGACGCGGATGCACGAGACGCAGGGCACGCCCCGCGCGACCGTGCGCGCCTGGCTGGACGCGCGCCCGGAACTGCTGGCGGAGTGGCGCGGCG from the Longimicrobiaceae bacterium genome contains:
- a CDS encoding glycine betaine ABC transporter substrate-binding protein, translated to MFLTVGQLDIPSGEISGAIVQGVLERSGHHVRLVYGSYRELMDGFVGGSVDVLTAVFLPHAHAGWEQIRDHAVEVGALYSGARYVWSVPGYVPPALVESIADLARPNVQGRLARSVLAVRGTAGAALSASAVREYELAGLGYTVADETFSHWIRRCRTAAAAGEWFVIALPHPHFLHDECGLRVLADPLGVMGGEIRSAIVARREVAEAMPKSARDTLSRIRMDPDTLVDLETRMHETQGTPRATVRAWLDARPELLAEWRGAARD